In a single window of the Streptomyces cinnabarinus genome:
- a CDS encoding DUF1992 domain-containing protein: MTERKPPGVPFESWVDKQIRDAERRGEFAHLPGAGQPLPPGTDTTYDELWWIKQKMTREGLVSLPPTLALRKEAEDALEAALKAPTEHQVRKIITEVNAKIREMMFKPPPGPPLGKKPYDVEDVVRRWREGSSDA; the protein is encoded by the coding sequence ATGACCGAGCGAAAGCCACCGGGCGTCCCGTTCGAGTCCTGGGTGGACAAGCAGATCCGGGATGCCGAGCGGCGCGGTGAATTCGCCCATCTGCCGGGCGCGGGGCAGCCGTTGCCGCCGGGCACGGACACCACGTACGACGAACTGTGGTGGATCAAGCAGAAGATGACCCGCGAGGGCCTGGTCTCCCTCCCGCCCACCCTCGCCCTGCGCAAGGAGGCGGAGGACGCCCTGGAAGCGGCCCTGAAGGCGCCCACGGAACACCAGGTCCGAAAGATCATCACAGAGGTCAACGCCAAGATCCGCGAGATGATGTTCAAGCCGCCGCCAGGTCCTCCGCTCGGAAAGAAGCCGTACGACGTCGAGGACGTCGTACGGCGTTGGCGCGAGGGTTCCTCAGACGCGTAG
- a CDS encoding O-methyltransferase yields the protein MSESHLWHAVDAYFTAHLAPDDEALRAALRDSDAAGLPQVAVTAPQGKLLQLLAQIQGARTILEIGTLGGYSTIWLARALPADGRLVSLEYSPVHAEVATRNIARAGLDKVVEVRVGPALESLPHLADENPAPFDLVFIDADKANNPHYLEWALKLTSAGSLIIIDNVVREGRVTDADSTAPDIRGTRTAIEMIGSHPRLSGTAVQTVGAKGYDGFALARVLA from the coding sequence ATGAGCGAGTCGCACCTCTGGCACGCCGTTGACGCCTACTTCACCGCTCACCTCGCACCGGACGACGAAGCGCTCCGGGCGGCCCTGCGCGACAGCGACGCCGCGGGACTCCCGCAGGTCGCCGTGACCGCCCCGCAGGGCAAGCTCCTCCAGCTCCTGGCCCAGATCCAGGGCGCCCGCACCATCCTGGAGATCGGCACCCTCGGCGGCTACAGCACCATCTGGCTGGCCCGCGCCCTGCCCGCGGACGGGCGGCTGGTCTCCCTGGAGTACAGCCCGGTCCACGCCGAGGTGGCCACCCGCAACATCGCCCGCGCGGGCCTGGACAAGGTGGTCGAGGTCCGCGTCGGCCCGGCCCTGGAGTCCCTGCCCCACCTGGCCGACGAGAACCCTGCCCCCTTCGACCTGGTCTTCATCGACGCGGACAAGGCCAACAACCCGCACTACCTGGAGTGGGCGCTGAAGCTCACCAGCGCGGGCAGCCTGATCATCATCGACAATGTGGTCCGCGAGGGCCGGGTCACCGACGCCGACAGCACGGCGCCGGACATCCGGGGCACCCGGACCGCCATCGAGATGATCGGCAGCCACCCGCGCCTGAGCGGCACCGCCGTCCAGACGGTGGGTGCCAAGGGCTACGACGGTTTCGCGCTGGCGAGGGTGCTGGCGTAG
- a CDS encoding peptidoglycan-binding protein codes for MTEQKDHGCPECGAPRGADHTPSCVCTERASEALRDAREAQAAAAEDFNPLRIRPYVELEGAADAELTMPLRVPVVPPPAEPNETDLSLFEAPPDADEFPAREDGPRSRRGRLLLLGSAAAVVAVVTAAGVASGLFGYDTPTRDTALPEAVRASVPDGTPAPSAKASKSPSASPTSASPTPSATQSESPSPSASSASPSPSATTASPSPTPTTAQASEAPPEETTPEPDAPVLRRGDKGPEVTELQLRLRQLYLYNGDINGNFNWPLEDALRNYQWSRGVGRDDLGVYTAETRASLESETSEP; via the coding sequence GTGACTGAGCAGAAGGACCACGGGTGCCCGGAGTGCGGGGCACCGCGGGGAGCCGACCACACCCCGTCGTGCGTCTGCACGGAACGCGCGTCCGAGGCCCTGCGCGACGCGCGTGAGGCCCAGGCGGCAGCGGCGGAGGACTTCAACCCACTGCGCATACGTCCGTACGTGGAGCTGGAGGGCGCCGCGGACGCGGAGCTGACGATGCCGCTGCGGGTGCCGGTGGTGCCGCCGCCGGCGGAGCCGAACGAGACCGACCTCAGCCTGTTCGAGGCACCGCCGGACGCGGACGAGTTCCCGGCGCGGGAGGATGGCCCGAGGAGCCGCCGCGGAAGGCTGTTGCTGCTGGGATCGGCGGCGGCGGTGGTGGCGGTCGTCACGGCGGCGGGCGTGGCCAGCGGCCTGTTCGGCTACGACACCCCGACCCGGGACACGGCCCTGCCGGAGGCGGTTCGGGCGAGCGTCCCCGACGGCACACCGGCACCGTCGGCCAAGGCGTCCAAGTCGCCGTCCGCATCACCGACGTCGGCTTCCCCGACGCCCTCGGCGACGCAGAGCGAGTCCCCCTCGCCGTCGGCGTCGAGCGCGTCCCCGTCCCCGTCGGCGACCACGGCGTCCCCCAGCCCGACACCGACCACGGCGCAGGCCTCGGAGGCCCCGCCCGAGGAGACGACGCCGGAGCCCGACGCCCCGGTCCTGCGCCGGGGCGACAAGGGCCCCGAGGTGACGGAACTCCAACTCCGCCTGCGCCAGCTGTATCTCTACAACGGCGACATCAACGGCAACTTCAACTGGCCGCTGGAGGACGCCCTGCGCAACTACCAGTGGAGCCGCGGCGTGGGCCGGGACGACCTGGGCGTCTACACGGCGGAGACCCGGGCGAGCCTGGAGTCGGAGACGTCCGAGCCGTAG
- a CDS encoding GNAT family N-acetyltransferase produces MTWTIAPEPADSPAATALWRAYYTEVSDRYYLLHEGRRTDPAELEREIAAQSWDELTPPKGALLVARFAGEPAGTAGVRLLDPRTAELKRVFVQEPLRGKGGAPLLVRAAEEAARTMGAGRMVLDTRGDLTEARALYARLGYTETEPHNDEPYAEHWFSKELLN; encoded by the coding sequence ATGACCTGGACGATCGCCCCCGAACCCGCCGACTCCCCCGCCGCCACGGCGCTCTGGCGGGCGTACTACACGGAGGTCAGCGATCGCTACTACCTCCTGCACGAGGGCCGCCGCACCGACCCGGCCGAGCTGGAGCGGGAGATCGCGGCCCAGAGCTGGGACGAACTCACGCCCCCGAAGGGCGCGTTGCTGGTGGCGCGCTTCGCGGGCGAACCCGCCGGGACGGCCGGCGTCCGGCTCCTGGACCCCAGGACCGCCGAGCTGAAGCGGGTGTTCGTCCAGGAGCCCCTGCGCGGCAAGGGCGGCGCCCCGCTCCTGGTCCGGGCCGCCGAGGAGGCCGCCCGCACGATGGGCGCCGGGCGCATGGTCCTGGACACCCGCGGCGATCTGACGGAGGCCCGCGCGCTGTACGCCCGGCTCGGCTACACGGAGACCGAGCCGCACAACGACGAGCCCTATGCCGAGCACTGGTTCAGCAAGGAGCTGCTCAACTGA
- a CDS encoding MDR family MFS transporter, translating to MAGDTHARHGTAVKENVPGNVLVPIGALLLGMLLAALDQTIVSTALPTIVSDLGGMDHLSWVVTAYLLASTAATPLWGKLGDQYGRKRLFQTAIVIFLIGSALCGMAQDMPQLIGFRALQGLGGGGLMVLSMAIVGDLVPPRERGRYQGLFGAVFGATSVLGPLLGGLFTQHLSWRWVFYVNLPVGVVALAVIAAALHIPRRTERHVIDYLGTFLIASVATCLVLVASLGGTTWDWGSWQIVGLALLGVVLTAAFVAVERQAAEPVLPLKLFRIRTFTLAAVISFVVGFAMFGAMTYLPTFLQVVQGVTPTMSGVHMLPMVLGLLLSSTLSGQIVSRTGRWKVFPIAGTGVTTLGLLLLHQLHADSSTFVMSTCFFVFGLGLGLVMQVLVLIVQNAVAYEDLGVATSGATFFRSIGASFGVAIFGAVFASRLGDQLADAFRGAELPAGVSVDTLEADPRGIAELPSTLQPAAVEAYATSITDVFLYAAPVALLGFVLAWFLKEDRLRGSVTAPDITETLASNPVERSSYDEVCRALSVLGTREGRREIYVTITERAGYDLLPGASWLLLRIKKYGWVEPGQLAERSMVPLPVVLAAARQVEERRLATREGLDLVLTEEGRTVADRLALAREDSLAELLGDWWTPDRPTDLTRLVQELNTELCGSDRERPHNGSRTRIS from the coding sequence ATGGCCGGGGATACCCACGCGCGGCACGGCACCGCCGTCAAGGAGAACGTGCCGGGCAATGTCCTCGTCCCGATCGGCGCCCTGCTGCTCGGGATGCTGCTCGCCGCCCTCGACCAGACCATCGTGTCCACCGCGCTGCCCACCATCGTCAGCGATCTGGGCGGCATGGATCATCTGTCCTGGGTGGTCACGGCGTATCTGCTCGCGTCCACCGCGGCCACCCCGCTGTGGGGCAAACTCGGCGACCAGTACGGGCGCAAACGGCTCTTCCAGACCGCCATCGTCATCTTCCTCATCGGGTCGGCGCTGTGCGGCATGGCCCAGGACATGCCGCAGCTCATCGGGTTCCGGGCGCTTCAGGGGCTGGGCGGCGGCGGACTCATGGTGCTGTCCATGGCCATCGTGGGGGACCTCGTCCCCCCGCGTGAACGCGGGCGCTACCAAGGGCTGTTCGGGGCCGTCTTCGGCGCCACCAGTGTGCTCGGGCCGCTGCTGGGCGGACTGTTCACCCAGCATCTGAGCTGGCGTTGGGTGTTCTACGTCAACCTGCCCGTCGGGGTCGTCGCGCTCGCCGTCATCGCCGCCGCGCTGCACATCCCGCGCCGCACCGAGCGCCATGTCATCGACTATCTCGGCACGTTCCTGATCGCCTCCGTCGCCACCTGCCTGGTGCTGGTCGCCTCGCTCGGCGGCACCACCTGGGACTGGGGCTCGTGGCAGATCGTCGGGCTCGCCCTGCTCGGCGTCGTCCTCACCGCCGCCTTCGTGGCCGTGGAGCGGCAGGCCGCCGAACCGGTGCTGCCGCTCAAGCTGTTCCGGATCCGCACCTTCACCCTCGCCGCCGTCATCAGCTTCGTCGTCGGGTTCGCGATGTTCGGCGCGATGACCTATCTGCCGACGTTCCTCCAGGTTGTCCAGGGTGTGACACCGACGATGTCCGGTGTGCACATGCTGCCGATGGTGCTGGGGCTGTTGCTGTCGTCGACGCTCTCCGGGCAGATCGTCAGCCGCACCGGCCGCTGGAAGGTGTTCCCGATCGCGGGCACCGGCGTGACCACGCTGGGCCTGCTGCTGCTCCACCAGCTCCACGCCGACAGCTCCACGTTCGTGATGAGCACCTGCTTCTTCGTCTTCGGGCTCGGCCTCGGGCTCGTGATGCAGGTGCTGGTGCTGATCGTGCAGAACGCGGTGGCCTACGAGGATCTCGGCGTCGCCACCTCCGGCGCGACCTTCTTCCGGTCCATCGGGGCCTCGTTCGGCGTCGCCATCTTCGGCGCGGTCTTCGCGAGCCGCCTCGGCGACCAGCTCGCGGACGCCTTCCGCGGCGCCGAACTGCCCGCCGGGGTCTCGGTGGACACGCTGGAGGCGGACCCGCGCGGGATCGCCGAACTGCCCTCCACGCTCCAGCCCGCCGCGGTGGAGGCGTACGCCACCTCCATCACCGACGTCTTCCTCTACGCCGCCCCCGTCGCCCTCCTCGGCTTCGTCCTGGCCTGGTTCCTCAAGGAGGACCGGCTGCGCGGCTCGGTCACCGCGCCGGACATCACCGAGACGCTGGCCAGCAACCCCGTCGAGCGCTCCTCCTACGACGAGGTGTGCCGGGCGCTGTCGGTGCTGGGGACCCGGGAGGGCCGCCGCGAGATCTACGTGACGATCACCGAACGGGCCGGCTACGACCTTCTCCCCGGCGCGAGTTGGCTCCTGCTGCGGATCAAGAAGTACGGCTGGGTCGAGCCGGGCCAGCTCGCCGAGCGCAGCATGGTTCCCCTCCCGGTCGTCCTCGCCGCGGCCCGCCAGGTCGAGGAACGCCGCCTCGCCACCCGGGAGGGCCTGGACCTGGTCCTGACCGAGGAGGGCCGTACGGTCGCCGACCGGCTCGCCCTGGCCCGCGAGGACTCCCTCGCCGAACTCCTCGGCGACTGGTGGACCCCCGACCGCCCGACCGACCTCACCCGGCTCGTCCAGGAACTCAACACCGAACTCTGCGGCTCGGACCGCGAACGGCCCCACAACGGGTCCCGGACGCGGATCAGTTGA
- a CDS encoding DUF2330 domain-containing protein yields the protein MGLLLLLAQAGSLVAPAHACGCGALVPGAGQRVAVDREESVVRWDGRREQVVLRLRVAGDAERAAWIMPVPGRATVRLGDPALFDALHSVTAPVRRQRYHFWPRDGDWPLVSGGDRSSGPPPGGPAGRPVGVVGRQRLGPFDVARLTATDPEALDGWLETNGFTLPPRLAGALRPYVDRRWEYVAVRLAPEATGDRLGGDLDPLHIAFAATEPVYPMRLSRLAGNPQSLGLYVLAAHRMEPASRIGGERPRVTYAGRVKAGSGPLAELASGTPYLTAIGQEFPRPESISADHLLRRAPTDDPFQQVIHEDRLREVAGIPAWLLTVTGAAVLGITAVSVFLVRRSRRPAGDYIP from the coding sequence GTGGGGCTGCTTCTCCTCCTCGCGCAGGCCGGGAGCCTGGTGGCGCCCGCGCACGCGTGCGGCTGCGGGGCGCTGGTGCCCGGTGCCGGGCAGCGGGTGGCGGTGGACCGGGAGGAGTCCGTGGTCCGCTGGGACGGACGGCGCGAGCAGGTCGTCCTCAGGCTGCGGGTCGCCGGGGACGCGGAGCGGGCCGCGTGGATCATGCCGGTGCCCGGCCGGGCGACCGTACGGCTCGGTGACCCGGCCCTGTTCGACGCGCTGCACTCCGTCACCGCGCCGGTGCGGCGGCAGCGGTACCACTTCTGGCCGCGGGACGGGGACTGGCCGCTGGTCAGCGGCGGTGACCGGAGCTCGGGGCCGCCGCCGGGCGGGCCGGCGGGGCGTCCGGTCGGCGTGGTGGGGCGGCAGCGTCTCGGCCCCTTCGACGTGGCCCGGCTGACCGCCACCGACCCCGAGGCCCTGGACGGCTGGCTGGAGACCAACGGCTTCACGCTCCCGCCCCGCCTGGCGGGCGCCCTGCGCCCGTACGTGGACCGCCGCTGGGAGTACGTGGCCGTACGGCTCGCCCCCGAGGCCACCGGCGACCGTCTCGGCGGCGACCTCGACCCCCTGCACATCGCCTTCGCCGCCACCGAGCCCGTGTACCCGATGCGCCTGTCCCGCCTGGCCGGGAACCCGCAGTCACTGGGCCTGTACGTCCTCGCCGCGCACCGGATGGAACCGGCCTCCCGGATCGGCGGCGAACGCCCTCGGGTGACCTACGCCGGACGGGTGAAGGCGGGCTCCGGTCCGCTGGCCGAGCTGGCCTCCGGGACGCCGTATCTGACCGCCATCGGCCAGGAGTTCCCGCGCCCGGAGTCGATCTCCGCCGATCATCTGCTGCGCCGGGCCCCGACGGACGACCCCTTCCAGCAGGTGATCCACGAGGACCGGCTGCGCGAGGTGGCCGGGATCCCGGCCTGGCTGCTCACGGTCACCGGCGCGGCGGTCCTGGGGATCACGGCGGTGTCGGTGTTTCTCGTACGCCGCTCACGGCGACCGGCGGGCGACTATATTCCTTAG